A single window of Dermacentor albipictus isolate Rhodes 1998 colony chromosome 1, USDA_Dalb.pri_finalv2, whole genome shotgun sequence DNA harbors:
- the LOC135907749 gene encoding solute carrier family 22 member 6-like, with the protein MAAHQDRRATTPPSVPGESALVKPVPKRLGYQVPYGYGAYQMLHIFGAVIALYNYGLHYDSFKLTAGVMDHWCRRPDSMKNLSVDEWKQLAIPVDEKGEHSHCTMRDPPDGGHTARIVPCASWEFDLDQYGNNIVSHWNLVCDRRWLIDVARLVYAAASISTLPAVGALADSVGRKAVLFFTVPVVLISGTASAMPNDFHFFVSVRAVVSASTSALVVPVYGLMYEVSPIEKYPDYVIMIALSALMLPPITLFTAQLVKAGWATLQLILMVPTCLLLLLYYIIDESPSWLLETGNVKEAERIALRAASINKVSPEHCRDLMAAQAAEIKARSREAGNSSGICSPQFRACTITMCYMWAAISYAFDAFVVNDGVPVGEITTALSFIVSFIVLVVLAPFIPTFGYRNTVSTSALVFAVTLTILATDLREQTALRDSLVIIMRATGTTCFTFYIIISVVAYPDMTRCLSISVGIAFSRLGDTLAQMSPALLGGRRTTLQLAIAAAFMSLFVVGAELVPCHIDVGQQCQLAPRKSSGLATSDDRKRAMQVTLVRMPREPVKRRGTPFTIDRATSSDLPIGTTPEKTY; encoded by the coding sequence ATGGCCGCACACCAAGACCGACGGGCCACGACTCCACCATCTGTGCCCGGCGAATCGGCCCTGGTGAAGCCAGTGCCGAAGCGGTTAGGGTATCAGGTGCCGTATGGCTACGGCGCCTACCAAATGCTACACATATTCGGCGCAGTCATCGCATTGTACAACTACGGGCTGCACTACGACAGTTTCAAGCTAACAGCTGGCGTAATGGATCACTGGTGCAGGCGGCCCGATTCCATGAAGAACCTTAGCGTGGACGAGTGGAAACAGCTGGCCATACCGGTGGACGAGAAAGGCGAGCACAGCCACTGTACAATGCGCGATCCTCCGGACGGTGGCCATACGGCTCGCATCGTGCCTTGCGCATCGTGGGAGTTCGACCTCGACCAATACGGGAACAACATCGTCAGCCACTGGAACCTCGTGTGCGACAGGCGCTGGCTCATCGACGTCGCGAGGCTCGTGTACGCGGCTGCCAGCATATCCACGCTGCCTGCAGTCGGAGCGCTCGCGGACAGCGTCGGTCGCAAGGCGGTACTCTTCTTCACCGTACCTGTAGTCCTCATATCGGGCACTGCTAGTGCCATGCCGAATGACTTCCACTTCTTCGTGAGTGTGCGTGCCGTCGTGTCAGCCTCCACGAGTGCTCTCGTGGTACCTGTGTACGGGCTGATGTATGAAGTGTCGCCGATTGAAAAATATCCTGATTACGTAATCATGATCGCGCTATCTGCGTTGATGCTACCACCGATCACGCTGTTTACCGCTCAACTCGTGAAGGCAGGATGGGCGACGCTGCAGCTGATACTGATGGTTCCAACGTGCCTTCTCCTGCTACTTTATTACATCATCGATGAGTCACCCAGCTGGCTTTTGGAGACAGGCAACGTCAAAGAAGCCGAGCGCATCGCTTTGCGTGCGGCAAGTATAAACAAGGTCTCCCCAGAGCACTGCCGAGATCTCATGGCAGCTCAGGCAGCGGAGATTAAGGCTCGTAGTCGGGAGGCTGGGAATAGCAGCGGTATCTGCAGCCCACAGTTCAGAGCTTGCACCATTACCATGTGCTATATGTGGGCTGCGATAAGCTACGCCTTCGACGCCTTCGTCGTTAACGACGGTGTTCCCGTCGGAGAAATCACAACCGCGCTGAGTTTCATCGTGTCCTTCATTGTGCTCGTGGTCTTGGCGCCGTTCATTCCTACCTTCGGCTACAGGAACACCGTAAGCACCTCCGCACTCGTCTTTGCCGTAACACTGACCATCCTGGCCACTGACCTACGGGAGCAGACTGCGTTGCGTGATTCGCTCGTAATTATAATGCGCGCAACTGGAACAACCTGTTTTACGTTCTATATCATCATATCCGTCGTCGCGTACCCGGACATGACCCGCTGCCTTAGTATATCCGTGGGTATCGCCTTCAGCCGCTTGGGTGATACCTTGGCCCAGATGAGTCCAGCGCTGCTTGGTGGCCGCCGTACAACGTTGCAGCTTGCCATTGCTGCCGCCTTTATGTCACTTTTCGTGGTGGGCGCCGAACTTGTGCCCTGCCACATTGACGTTGGGCAGCAATGCCAATTAGCGCCCAGGAAGAGCTCCGGCCTCGCGACAAGCGATGATAGGAAGCGCGCCATGCAAGTGACACTGGTGCGTATGCCAAGGGAGCCCGTGAAGCGCCGGGGCACCCCCTTCACGATAGACAGAGCAACATCAAGCGACTTACCAATAGGAACAACTCCCGAAAAGACATACTAG